One window from the genome of Microscilla marina ATCC 23134 encodes:
- a CDS encoding aldehyde dehydrogenase family protein has protein sequence MLQVKSPYDLSLIKELPIVGKVEIEKALSIAYGLFLDQSEWIPAHERIAILERAAAIMEKKFDELATTAAQEGGKPLVDSKVEVSRAINGVKLAKEHIGQLRGEQMPMGLTKASENRIAYTTREPIGVVASISAFNHPLNLIVHQVVTAVAAGCPVIVKPARTTPLSCLALVDILTEAGLPKGWCQAVICENEAAEYLVTDKRVNYFSFIGSARVGWYLKSKLAPGTRCALEHGGAAPVIVEPDANFDEMLPTLAKGGFYHAGQVCVSVQRVFAHKSICSKLANKLADIAEKLTVGDPTLETTEVGPLIAPKEVDRVEEWVNEAVNKGAKLLCGGKRISDTCYQPTVLLDPPTSVKVSTEEVFGPVVCIYSYSDRDEAIDIANSLDVHFQAAVFTKNIDIALHCVKRLNATAVMVNDHTAFRVDWMPFGGRDASGIGMGGVPYSMHEMTREKLTVIKSKYV, from the coding sequence ATGTTACAAGTAAAATCACCTTATGACTTAAGTCTTATTAAAGAGCTTCCTATAGTAGGGAAGGTAGAAATAGAAAAAGCACTTTCGATAGCCTATGGGTTATTTCTTGATCAATCGGAGTGGATTCCTGCCCACGAACGCATTGCCATTTTGGAACGGGCTGCTGCCATTATGGAGAAAAAATTTGATGAACTCGCAACAACTGCTGCTCAAGAGGGGGGCAAGCCCTTGGTAGACTCTAAAGTAGAAGTTTCGCGAGCTATTAATGGAGTAAAGCTTGCCAAAGAACATATTGGACAACTCAGGGGAGAACAAATGCCTATGGGGTTGACCAAAGCTTCAGAAAACCGTATTGCTTATACCACCCGTGAACCTATCGGGGTAGTGGCTTCGATAAGTGCATTTAACCATCCGCTCAACCTGATTGTACATCAAGTGGTTACTGCAGTGGCTGCCGGCTGCCCGGTGATTGTAAAGCCTGCCCGTACCACACCCTTGTCTTGCCTTGCATTGGTAGATATTTTGACAGAAGCCGGTTTGCCAAAAGGTTGGTGTCAGGCAGTGATTTGTGAAAACGAAGCCGCCGAATACTTAGTCACGGATAAAAGAGTAAACTATTTTTCTTTCATCGGTTCAGCGCGAGTGGGTTGGTACCTTAAGTCTAAACTTGCTCCGGGTACCCGTTGTGCGCTCGAACACGGAGGAGCTGCTCCAGTAATTGTAGAGCCTGACGCTAATTTTGATGAAATGCTACCTACACTTGCTAAAGGAGGGTTTTACCATGCTGGGCAAGTGTGTGTATCAGTACAAAGGGTTTTTGCCCATAAAAGTATTTGTAGCAAGCTGGCAAACAAGCTTGCCGATATTGCCGAAAAATTAACCGTAGGCGATCCTACACTAGAGACTACCGAGGTGGGGCCTTTGATAGCACCCAAAGAAGTAGACCGGGTAGAAGAGTGGGTAAATGAAGCAGTAAACAAGGGAGCTAAATTATTGTGTGGAGGCAAGCGTATCTCTGATACTTGTTATCAGCCCACCGTACTGTTAGACCCTCCCACAAGTGTAAAGGTGTCAACCGAAGAGGTGTTTGGGCCTGTGGTATGCATTTACTCTTACTCCGACCGAGACGAAGCCATTGACATAGCCAATAGTTTGGATGTGCATTTTCAAGCGGCCGTATTTACCAAAAATATAGACATTGCCTTGCATTGTGTCAAGCGATTGAATGCAACTGCCGTAATGGTAAATGATCATACTGCTTTCAGGGTTGATTGGATGCCTTTTGGAGGCAGAGATGCCTCAGGGATTGGTATGGGAGGTGTGCCATACAGCATGCACGAAATGACTCGCGAAAAACTGACCGTAATTAAGAGTAAATATGTTTAG
- a CDS encoding ParB/RepB/Spo0J family partition protein encodes METAESTPNTSPESEKHLKIKKSQVVMVPVERIDVHPDNRPLGINEEKIAQLQILIQHDGFDSSHPLVVRLQDERYQLVEGEHRFRAAKALGYEELPCVIRVMDNTEALIQLITGNIQSDNKPLEIGLNALKVIQAANEQGLSVTNYAQRLGMSETSIRRYMHASEAFQFIQSQLPAGAYILEEVYKLEEIQRCAQTDWIWLHDLITEKELSKAQVIEISQAIRDIKTDNPAIYQFFDFTAIRQKIAREIIQGQKTAHRVYNDLLETFETSYENLDESIESYEYNVLHDEIEQETVNLREWFIENLKSVSPLIKSAILEVYKDALQLKRSSSKEEAERDAAYFRDKKNQKEREEQERIEREMRQVLPGEWWQLGEHLLYCGNGQDLVFRERLPEKSAWAYANFIKNNPEHQDNDSTTPHLAWQQYDWLVQRAQVVTTIVPTEAIARFLRATQMPYKWSLSAKISENEGHWNSWLYSAVFSAAKSIRQATDLVEIRNAPNMSGDLPKDLLKYFIEAFSTTHDPIIDLEAGDGTLLLLAEKNNRVCYAAEVNQEACKRLLDDWEQTSGGKARKIDDAAATLPEITE; translated from the coding sequence ATGGAAACGGCTGAATCAACTCCAAACACTTCTCCTGAAAGCGAAAAACACCTTAAAATAAAAAAGTCGCAGGTAGTAATGGTACCTGTAGAGCGCATTGATGTACACCCTGACAATCGCCCGTTGGGAATCAATGAAGAAAAAATTGCCCAACTTCAGATATTGATTCAACACGATGGTTTCGATAGTTCGCATCCTTTGGTAGTGCGTTTGCAAGACGAACGTTACCAGTTGGTAGAGGGTGAGCACCGCTTTAGGGCTGCCAAAGCGTTGGGTTACGAGGAACTCCCTTGTGTAATAAGGGTCATGGACAATACCGAAGCCTTGATTCAGTTGATTACCGGAAACATTCAGAGTGATAATAAACCTCTTGAAATAGGTTTGAACGCTCTAAAAGTAATACAAGCAGCGAATGAACAGGGTTTGTCAGTTACAAACTACGCCCAACGCCTGGGCATGTCTGAAACATCCATTAGGCGTTATATGCACGCCAGTGAAGCATTTCAATTTATCCAATCACAATTGCCCGCTGGGGCTTATATTCTCGAAGAGGTATACAAGCTCGAAGAGATTCAACGTTGCGCCCAAACCGACTGGATATGGCTGCATGACCTTATTACAGAAAAAGAACTGTCTAAGGCACAGGTCATAGAAATTTCGCAGGCAATCAGAGACATCAAAACCGACAACCCTGCCATTTATCAGTTTTTTGATTTTACAGCTATTCGCCAAAAAATAGCCCGTGAAATCATTCAGGGGCAAAAAACAGCGCATCGGGTATACAACGATTTGCTCGAAACATTTGAGACCAGTTACGAAAACCTCGACGAAAGCATTGAAAGTTATGAATACAATGTACTGCACGACGAAATAGAACAAGAAACGGTCAATTTGCGGGAGTGGTTTATAGAAAACCTCAAGTCGGTTTCGCCCTTGATCAAATCGGCTATATTAGAGGTTTACAAAGATGCCTTACAGCTCAAGCGTAGCAGTAGCAAAGAAGAAGCAGAAAGAGATGCGGCTTATTTTAGGGATAAAAAAAACCAAAAAGAGCGTGAAGAGCAAGAGCGCATAGAACGAGAAATGCGTCAGGTGTTGCCGGGTGAATGGTGGCAACTGGGCGAGCACTTGCTTTACTGTGGCAATGGGCAAGACCTGGTGTTTAGAGAAAGGTTGCCCGAAAAATCGGCTTGGGCTTATGCCAATTTTATTAAAAACAACCCTGAGCACCAAGACAATGACAGCACCACCCCTCACCTTGCCTGGCAACAATACGACTGGCTGGTACAGCGTGCCCAAGTAGTCACGACAATTGTACCTACCGAGGCCATTGCCCGTTTTTTAAGAGCCACCCAAATGCCTTATAAATGGTCATTGTCGGCAAAAATCAGTGAAAACGAAGGGCACTGGAATAGTTGGCTTTATTCGGCGGTTTTTTCAGCAGCCAAAAGCATTCGTCAGGCAACCGATTTAGTAGAAATACGCAACGCACCCAATATGTCGGGCGACTTACCCAAAGATTTGCTCAAATATTTTATTGAAGCTTTTTCTACTACTCACGACCCTATCATAGACCTTGAGGCAGGCGATGGCACACTATTATTACTTGCCGAAAAAAACAATCGGGTTTGTTATGCGGCAGAAGTCAACCAGGAAGCCTGCAAAAGGTTATTGGATGACTGGGAGCAAACAAGTGGTGGCAAGGCCCGCAAAATAGATGATGCAGCAGCAACCCTGCCTGAGATTACAGAATAG
- a CDS encoding ATP-grasp domain-containing protein, with protein sequence MKWKKIFTKIYKWEFWTFWVFYIPVYYYWAYCWARTRSMFFFSAANPSMDMGGFIDYPKMEIFKIIPPDLLPKMVFITNKEEKQQAEQMATAKGIQFPLIAKPNRGERGKGVAKIKNPAQLKTYLDAATDHIILQDFVEYPLEFGIMYYRLPNETKGNITSIVQKEFLTVTGDGKSTVRQLMRQSKRVALYESHVEGSYPEILEKVPVKGEETLLEPIGNHSRGTIFRNSNYLINDQLIDVFDQMSKRIEGFYFGRYDIKVPTMEDLYTGKNIILMELNGVNSEPAHIYDPDMNIFAAYRDLLKHWQVLYKVSTQNHQNGVPYIDSREAFPRLVQHYK encoded by the coding sequence ATGAAGTGGAAAAAGATATTTACTAAAATATATAAATGGGAGTTTTGGACATTTTGGGTGTTTTACATCCCTGTATACTACTATTGGGCTTATTGTTGGGCACGTACCCGCTCCATGTTTTTTTTTAGTGCAGCAAACCCTTCAATGGACATGGGTGGTTTTATTGATTACCCCAAAATGGAAATTTTTAAAATTATTCCCCCCGATTTGTTGCCCAAGATGGTATTTATTACCAACAAAGAAGAAAAACAACAAGCCGAACAAATGGCTACTGCCAAAGGCATTCAGTTTCCACTGATCGCCAAACCCAATCGCGGTGAACGGGGCAAAGGAGTGGCAAAAATTAAAAATCCAGCTCAACTAAAAACTTATCTGGATGCGGCCACTGATCATATTATTTTGCAGGATTTTGTAGAATATCCTCTGGAGTTTGGCATTATGTATTACCGCCTCCCCAACGAAACCAAAGGAAACATTACCTCTATAGTTCAAAAAGAGTTTTTGACCGTTACCGGAGATGGTAAGTCAACCGTACGACAGCTCATGCGCCAAAGCAAACGGGTGGCTTTGTACGAATCTCATGTGGAAGGTAGTTATCCTGAAATACTAGAAAAGGTTCCGGTGAAGGGAGAGGAAACCTTGCTAGAGCCCATTGGCAACCACTCACGCGGGACGATCTTTCGCAACTCGAATTATTTGATTAATGATCAATTGATTGATGTATTTGACCAAATGAGTAAACGTATTGAAGGTTTTTACTTTGGTCGTTATGACATCAAAGTACCTACAATGGAAGACCTGTATACAGGCAAAAATATTATTTTGATGGAGCTCAACGGGGTCAACTCTGAACCCGCCCATATTTATGACCCTGACATGAATATTTTTGCTGCTTACCGCGACTTACTTAAGCACTGGCAGGTATTGTACAAAGTAAGTACCCAAAATCACCAAAATGGAGTACCTTATATCGATAGCCGTGAGGCTTTTCCGAGATTGGTGCAGCATTATAAATAA
- a CDS encoding 3'-5' exonuclease has protein sequence MAKKLDKILVIDVESTCWQGPPPEGQVSEIIEIGICVFDLKERQRESREGILVKPTQSEVSPFCTELTTITPELIDAEGVDLKEACRILRKKYESQQRVWGSWGDYDRRQFERNCKNRGIGYPFGTNHLNVKTLFAIKNCLERELGMDGAMELMQWELEGTHHRGVDDAWNIARLMSTLI, from the coding sequence ATGGCAAAAAAACTTGATAAAATTTTAGTAATAGATGTAGAATCTACTTGTTGGCAAGGACCACCACCCGAAGGGCAAGTAAGCGAAATTATAGAAATAGGCATTTGTGTATTTGATCTCAAAGAACGCCAACGTGAATCGCGCGAGGGTATCTTGGTAAAACCTACCCAATCTGAGGTGAGCCCGTTTTGTACCGAATTGACCACCATTACCCCAGAGTTGATAGATGCTGAGGGGGTAGACTTGAAAGAAGCTTGCCGCATTTTGCGCAAAAAGTACGAAAGCCAACAAAGAGTATGGGGCAGCTGGGGCGACTATGACCGACGGCAGTTTGAACGCAACTGTAAAAACCGGGGCATTGGCTACCCTTTTGGCACTAACCATCTCAACGTTAAAACTTTATTTGCTATTAAAAACTGCCTTGAGCGTGAGTTGGGCATGGATGGTGCGATGGAGTTGATGCAGTGGGAACTGGAAGGTACCCACCATAGAGGGGTAGATGATGCCTGGAACATTGCCCGATTAATGTCAACTTTGATTTAG
- a CDS encoding GAF domain-containing SpoIIE family protein phosphatase: MLSLRNVIGIFIYVNIVSWLLLLVIYLLSSFGLTPVPFFGVGSDFYLKGLLLNLFILSVFFYYNSRLEKLKEIDFIELLTSLFITGLVTNTIALIVYAAMELSSNYLEAHHQERWLNLLYHINIGLLVIFLSKAFFYWKKLIMHQKTQRLQRLWTVYEYLLLISLLFNFFELDFNQPLFLLVLGGLILLALNLSFNFKWVVYLNAKEKWQSILLLSFITLFAIFFFQTVIRHSNHPYLTTNLNHSVYIIAIFAFVIFYTIFSMLVMVFNLPTTSVFEKKLEEIISFQKLSQSLQAGEQEAQVYEILLDSAVNTASADAAWLEITNENNEQVAFLHKGVDKEEISKLKRIIKRHNTRRIIDATFARNQEHDPLMEDLNEHGFKSMLTQKLVAHDHQLGNLTLLKNVKDGFDDDKKVLIKTFVRQASISIENFRLLAKTIEAERYKEEIKIARTVQKSLLPLPEELTVSKKMEIAAFSDSAQDVGGDYYDIYPIDNNRVMVIVGDVSGKGTNAAFNMAQMKGVFHSLAQFGLRTERFLYYANNALTNCLDRASFITVTILLIDDSAQKIEFARAGHCPTLYYHHQTKEVKYYQGKGMGLGILRNKLFSDHIEMQTLNYEEGDMLLLYTDGIIEAMNKEKEEYGYERLQDLVLANAHLSPDEINDKIITDLNHFSRGMPVHDDHTALLIKFNEGQADAQTDNSDPTQG, from the coding sequence ATGCTCTCGTTAAGAAATGTCATAGGAATATTTATATATGTAAATATTGTCAGTTGGTTGTTATTGCTGGTAATATACTTACTATCATCTTTTGGGCTTACTCCAGTGCCTTTTTTTGGGGTAGGGTCAGACTTTTACCTCAAAGGTCTTCTCCTAAACTTATTTATTCTTAGTGTATTTTTTTACTACAACTCCAGGCTCGAAAAGCTCAAAGAAATAGATTTTATCGAGTTGCTCACCAGTTTGTTTATTACTGGCTTGGTTACCAACACTATAGCTTTGATAGTATACGCGGCAATGGAGCTGAGCAGCAACTACCTGGAAGCCCACCACCAAGAGCGCTGGCTCAATTTGCTGTACCATATCAATATAGGCTTACTGGTGATTTTTCTGAGCAAGGCTTTTTTTTACTGGAAAAAGCTCATTATGCACCAAAAAACCCAGCGTTTGCAACGCCTTTGGACTGTGTATGAGTATTTGTTGCTGATTAGTCTGTTGTTTAACTTTTTTGAGCTTGACTTCAATCAACCCTTGTTTTTACTGGTGTTGGGTGGTTTAATCTTACTTGCGCTCAACCTATCATTTAACTTTAAATGGGTGGTATACCTCAATGCCAAAGAGAAATGGCAGAGTATACTACTGCTGTCTTTCATTACCTTATTTGCTATTTTCTTTTTCCAAACGGTGATCAGGCACTCCAATCATCCTTACCTTACTACCAACCTGAACCATAGTGTATACATCATTGCCATTTTTGCCTTTGTTATTTTTTACACTATTTTTTCTATGTTAGTAATGGTCTTTAACCTGCCCACTACTTCGGTATTTGAAAAAAAACTGGAAGAAATTATCAGTTTTCAGAAACTGTCACAGTCACTACAGGCAGGTGAACAAGAAGCGCAGGTATACGAGATTTTGCTGGATAGTGCGGTCAATACTGCTTCAGCAGATGCTGCCTGGTTAGAAATTACCAATGAAAACAACGAACAGGTGGCTTTTTTGCACAAAGGAGTAGACAAAGAAGAGATAAGCAAGCTCAAGCGGATCATCAAACGCCATAACACCCGTCGAATAATTGATGCCACCTTTGCCCGCAATCAAGAGCATGATCCTTTGATGGAAGACCTCAACGAGCATGGTTTTAAATCGATGCTTACGCAAAAATTGGTGGCGCACGATCACCAATTGGGAAACCTGACCTTGCTGAAAAATGTGAAAGATGGCTTTGACGATGACAAAAAAGTGTTGATTAAGACTTTTGTGCGTCAGGCAAGCATTTCTATTGAAAACTTCCGGCTACTTGCCAAAACCATTGAAGCAGAACGGTACAAAGAAGAAATAAAAATTGCGCGCACGGTGCAAAAAAGCCTTTTGCCGCTACCCGAAGAGTTAACGGTGAGCAAAAAAATGGAAATTGCGGCATTTTCGGACTCAGCACAAGATGTTGGTGGCGATTATTATGACATTTACCCCATTGACAACAACCGGGTAATGGTGATTGTGGGCGATGTGTCGGGCAAGGGCACCAACGCGGCATTTAATATGGCGCAAATGAAAGGAGTGTTTCATAGCCTGGCTCAGTTTGGTTTACGCACCGAGCGTTTTTTGTACTACGCCAACAATGCTTTGACTAATTGTTTAGACCGGGCTTCTTTTATTACAGTAACCATTTTGTTGATAGATGACAGTGCCCAAAAAATAGAGTTTGCCCGTGCCGGACACTGCCCTACGTTGTATTATCATCACCAAACCAAAGAGGTAAAGTACTATCAGGGCAAAGGAATGGGGTTGGGTATTTTGCGTAATAAGTTGTTTTCTGACCACATCGAGATGCAAACCCTTAACTATGAAGAGGGCGATATGTTGTTGTTATATACCGATGGAATAATAGAGGCAATGAACAAAGAAAAAGAAGAGTATGGTTATGAACGGCTACAAGACTTAGTGCTTGCCAATGCCCATTTGTCACCTGATGAGATCAACGATAAAATTATTACTGACCTGAATCACTTTAGCCGTGGCATGCCTGTACATGATGATCATACAGCTTTATTGATCAAGTTTAATGAAGGTCAGGCAGATGCCCAAACAGATAACAGTGACCCTACACAAGGTTAA
- a CDS encoding protoporphyrinogen/coproporphyrinogen oxidase codes for MTQPSQLTILGGGPAGLAVGFYAQKQSLDFTLYEASHQTGGNCITLSHGGFRFDSGAHRFHAKDPETTQDLLELMGERMPQIHAPSQIYSQQKLVDFPLTPLNLVHNLGVKELAKASWQFIKSKLQALPKTAGVSFEELAVQTYGKTIAQRFLLNYSEKLWGLPPAQLSPEVAGKRLSGLNLRTFIKEALQGNKAKTEHIDGSFYYPVSGIGEIFERMEVACGKKHVHKNSPITRIYHHNGRITAIEVNHQEKITIHSGAQVVSTLPLNIFLQILEPKASTEILALTRAIRFQHLMLVGIFLNKPLVTPNASLYFPDNDLVFTRVVEPRNRSIAMAPAGKTSLIAEIPYNESSPLGQWSKEDFVAKTCRGLVSTGLITAADIIDTTTYAIKYAYPVLALDYPQKIAKINAYLQHFTNLHLSGRGGKFVYGHIHDMMRYGKDIVQQMS; via the coding sequence ATGACACAGCCATCTCAATTGACCATTTTAGGGGGAGGACCTGCCGGGCTGGCAGTGGGGTTTTATGCCCAAAAACAATCTTTAGATTTTACTTTATACGAAGCAAGCCATCAGACAGGGGGTAACTGTATTACTTTGAGTCACGGAGGGTTTCGGTTTGATTCGGGGGCGCACCGGTTTCACGCCAAAGACCCTGAGACTACCCAAGACCTACTAGAACTCATGGGAGAACGCATGCCTCAAATTCATGCTCCCAGCCAGATTTACAGCCAACAAAAGCTGGTTGACTTTCCGCTCACCCCGCTTAACCTGGTACATAACCTGGGAGTAAAAGAATTGGCCAAAGCAAGTTGGCAGTTTATCAAAAGCAAATTACAGGCTTTGCCAAAAACTGCTGGGGTAAGCTTTGAAGAGTTAGCAGTGCAGACTTATGGTAAAACAATTGCCCAGCGGTTTTTGCTCAACTACAGCGAAAAACTATGGGGGCTGCCCCCGGCACAACTTTCGCCCGAAGTGGCAGGCAAAAGGTTGTCTGGATTGAATTTACGTACTTTTATCAAAGAAGCATTGCAAGGCAATAAAGCCAAAACCGAGCACATAGATGGCAGTTTTTATTACCCGGTGTCGGGGATAGGAGAAATATTTGAACGAATGGAGGTGGCTTGCGGAAAGAAGCATGTACACAAAAACTCGCCCATTACCCGGATTTATCATCATAACGGGCGCATTACAGCTATAGAAGTCAATCATCAGGAAAAAATAACGATTCATTCCGGGGCACAAGTAGTGAGCACCTTGCCCTTAAATATCTTTTTGCAAATACTTGAGCCCAAAGCGTCCACAGAAATATTGGCTTTGACCCGCGCTATTCGGTTTCAGCACTTGATGCTGGTAGGAATATTTTTGAACAAACCTTTGGTTACACCCAATGCAAGCCTTTATTTTCCTGACAATGACCTGGTTTTTACCAGAGTAGTAGAACCCCGCAACCGAAGCATAGCCATGGCTCCGGCAGGCAAAACCTCTTTGATTGCCGAAATACCTTACAACGAAAGTAGCCCTTTGGGGCAGTGGAGTAAAGAAGACTTCGTTGCCAAAACTTGCCGTGGTTTGGTGAGTACAGGTTTGATTACTGCCGCCGATATCATAGATACTACTACTTATGCGATCAAGTATGCTTACCCAGTATTGGCATTGGATTACCCTCAAAAAATAGCTAAAATCAATGCCTACCTTCAACACTTCACCAATCTGCATTTATCGGGGCGAGGGGGTAAGTTTGTATATGGGCACATTCATGATATGATGCGTTACGGCAAAGACATTGTGCAGCAAATGAGTTAG
- a CDS encoding DUF2586 family protein translates to MQRPSLIVKKEVTTIGAAALQDGTSLLVVSAPAAYAALVNENEFVSLKGAEAAGITAANDIAQKALVWEHVKDFFALASGTPLHVLLVPQTATGADSTFKDLFDGIAGLATHYGALKTYLQTQGGDIKLVGVAVNPADGVSEADTTSISADLEAAITHAHTFANGEFEEHRPVEIILENRKFTGTATAATDLRAKNAGNVMVVSSRDKNRRLALEKDVDENPLIPSAVHYAAVGLALGKAASIQVNQNIGRLTVPPLFQTKDNLPVEEVEFSGAQSLNAFDKASLDMLHNKGYTFIDRYAGYAGFYFVNDNTCEDATKSNSRLSLNRVANKAARITRATFLNFLKATIQVDGNTGQLLASVVERFKDVITRAITEEMLQHPDPARLPEISSVEINIDPTQNVLSTKKVVINQSIVPTGSVDVIETIISLDNPS, encoded by the coding sequence ATGCAAAGACCTAGTTTAATTGTTAAAAAAGAAGTAACCACCATTGGTGCTGCTGCTTTGCAGGATGGCACTAGTTTGCTGGTGGTTTCTGCCCCAGCTGCTTATGCCGCCCTGGTGAATGAAAACGAATTTGTATCGCTTAAAGGGGCAGAAGCCGCAGGCATTACTGCTGCCAACGATATTGCCCAGAAAGCCCTTGTGTGGGAGCATGTCAAAGATTTCTTTGCTTTGGCAAGCGGTACCCCTCTTCATGTGTTGTTAGTACCACAAACTGCTACAGGTGCCGACTCCACGTTCAAGGACTTGTTTGATGGCATTGCTGGTTTGGCAACACACTATGGAGCACTTAAGACTTACCTACAAACACAAGGAGGTGATATTAAGTTGGTTGGGGTGGCAGTGAATCCAGCAGATGGTGTGAGTGAAGCTGATACTACAAGCATTAGTGCCGATTTGGAGGCTGCCATTACGCATGCGCATACGTTTGCCAATGGGGAATTTGAAGAGCACCGCCCAGTGGAGATTATTTTAGAAAACCGAAAGTTTACCGGAACCGCTACTGCTGCGACCGATTTGCGTGCCAAAAATGCAGGCAATGTAATGGTGGTGAGTAGCCGGGACAAAAACCGCCGACTGGCACTGGAAAAAGATGTGGATGAGAACCCACTGATTCCAAGCGCAGTACATTATGCTGCAGTAGGGCTTGCCTTGGGCAAAGCGGCCAGCATTCAGGTAAACCAAAATATTGGGCGTTTGACGGTTCCTCCTTTGTTTCAAACCAAAGATAACTTGCCAGTAGAAGAGGTGGAGTTTTCGGGAGCACAAAGTTTGAATGCGTTTGATAAAGCATCATTGGATATGTTGCATAACAAAGGGTACACTTTTATAGATCGTTATGCGGGCTATGCAGGCTTTTACTTTGTAAACGATAATACCTGCGAAGATGCTACCAAAAGCAATAGCCGTTTGTCGTTGAACCGGGTAGCAAACAAGGCTGCTCGCATTACCCGTGCCACTTTCCTTAATTTTTTGAAAGCCACCATTCAAGTAGATGGTAATACTGGGCAACTTTTGGCTTCAGTAGTAGAGCGTTTCAAAGATGTGATTACTCGTGCCATTACTGAGGAAATGCTACAGCATCCTGATCCTGCACGTTTGCCCGAAATATCAAGCGTAGAAATCAATATTGACCCTACCCAAAATGTACTATCTACCAAAAAGGTAGTCATTAATCAGTCTATTGTTCCTACTGGAAGTGTAGACGTAATCGAAACCATTATTTCATTGGATAACCCTAGTTAA